A DNA window from Seriola aureovittata isolate HTS-2021-v1 ecotype China chromosome 8, ASM2101889v1, whole genome shotgun sequence contains the following coding sequences:
- the glrbb gene encoding glycine receptor, beta b, translated as MGIKKLVIFLLVLSLCLEGGSAKEKGTKKGKKKGKQVYCPSQLSSEDLARVPANSTSNILNRLLISYDPRIRPNFKGIPVEDRVNIFINSFGSIQETTMDYRVNIFLRQRWNDPRLKLPQDFKSDSLTVDPKMFKCLWKPDLFFANEKSANFHDVTQENILLFIFRNGDVLISMRLSVTLSCPLDLTLFPMDTQRCKMQLESFGYTTDDLQFMWQTGDPVQMDAIALPQFDIRQEDIDYGNCTKYYAGTGYYTCVEVIFTLRRQVGFYMMGVYAPTLLIVVLSWLSFWINPDASAARVPLGILSVLSLSSECTSLASELPKVSYVKAIDIWLIACLLFGFASLVEYAVVQVMLNSPKRIEAEKAKMASKEKAAGKSPAAKNNTVNGTGGTPLHVSTLHVAETRCKKVCTSKSDLRTNDFSIVGSLPRDFELSNFDCYGKPIDTGAALGKSQAKNNKKPPPPKPVIPSAAKRVDLYARALFPFSFLFFNVIYWSIYL; from the exons ATGGGCATTAAGAAGCTCGTCATCTTTCTCCTggttctctctctttgtctggaGGGAGGGTCCGccaaagaaaaaggaacaaagaagggaaagaagaaagggaagCAGGTCTACTGTCCTTC acAGCTGTCATCTGAGGATCTGGCCCGAGTCCCTGCAAATTCAACCAGTAACATCTTGAACAGGTTACTGATCAGCTATGATCCCAGAATAAGGCCCAACTTCAAAG GAATTCCTGTGGAAGACAGAGTTAACATATTCATCAACAGCTTTGGCTCCATCCAAGAAACGACCATG GACTACAGAGTCAACATCTTCCTGCGGCAGCGCTGGAACGACCCCAGGCTGAAGCTACCGCAGGACTTCAAGTCTGATTCTCTCACTGTCGATCCCAAGATGTTTAAATGTCTCTGGAAACCCGACCTGTTCTTCGCGAATGAAAAGAGTGCCAACTTTCATGATGTTACCCAGGAGAacattctcctcttcatctttcgTAACGGAGATGTCCTCATCAGTATGAG gtTGTCCGTCACCCTGTCTTGTCCGCTCGACCTGACGTTGTTCCCTATGGACACACAGAGGTGTAAAATGCAACTTGAAAGCT TTGGCTACACTACGGACGACCTGCAGTTCATGTGGCAGACAGGAGACCCAGTGCAAATGGACGCCATCGCTCTGCCACAGTTTGATATCAGACAAGAGGATATTGATTATGGGAACTGCACCAAATACTACGCAGGAACAG GGTACTACACATGTGTAGAGGTCATCTTCACCCTAAGGCGACAGGTTGGCTTCTACATGATGGGTGTTTATGCCCCCACGCTGCTCATCGTAGTTCTCTCctggttgtccttctggataAACCCTGATGCAAGTGCTGCCAGGGTCCCCTTGG GAATCCTCTCGgtgctctctctgtcctctgagtGCACCTCGTTGGCTTCGGAGCTTCCCAAGGTGTCCTACGTCAAGGCCATCGACATCTGGCTCATTGCTTGCCTGCTGTTTGGTTTCGCCTCGCTGGTGGAGTACGCTGTGGTTCAAGTGATGCTCAACAGCCCGAAGCGCATCGAGGCCGAGAAGGCCAAGATGGCATCTAAGGAGAAGGCTGCGGGAAAGAGCCCCGCTGCCAAAAACAACACGGTCAACGGCACCGGAGGGACGCCGCTTCATGTCAGCACCTTGCAC GTGGCAGAGACGCGCTGCAAGAAGGTGTGCACCTCCAAATCAGATCTGCGCACCAATGACTTCAGCATCGTGGGCTCGCTCCCGCGGGACTTTGAGCTGTCGAACTTTGACTGCTACGGGAAGCCCATTGATACCGGCGCCGCTCTTGGCAAATCCCAGGCCAAGAACAACAAGAAACCTCCACCTCCGAAACCCGTCATCCCCTCTGCTGCAAAAAGGGTCGACCTGTATGCCAGAGCCctcttccccttctctttcctcttctttaatGTAATTTACTGGTCCATATACTTGTGA